The Spirosoma foliorum genome has a window encoding:
- a CDS encoding sigma-54 interaction domain-containing protein, translating to MNQQEIQSIKQRFGIIGNAPALNYAINVAMQVAATDLTVLITGESGSGKESFSKIIHSLSARKHGQFIAINCGAIPEGTIDSELFGHEKGSFTGAVDSRKGYFETTNGGTIFLDEIGEMPLGTQARLLRVLENGEFIRVGSSKTQKTDVRVVAATNVNLMDAVEKGKFREDLYYRLNTVPIFVPPLRERGADIELLFRKFTTDFAERYRINPLQLTESAKQTLMAYPFPGNIRQLKNIAEQISILESEQNKPIDGETLAKYLPLSQQPNRTLALFPQAPGTNGENFSERELLYKVLFDMRRDVNDLKKLVRDVLGNEQDGRQILHNHKDLFDSISPDVDLRPSTDVSVTRFLPATNGSIRAETPPPSETYGTHPPVQIFDNVDGDVNEVTEVEDVTHETEEDDSLSLERQEKEMILKALRRNNNKRKYAAQALGISERTLYRKIKQYEIDEE from the coding sequence ATGAATCAACAGGAAATTCAAAGCATTAAACAGCGCTTCGGTATAATTGGTAATGCACCAGCTCTCAACTACGCTATCAACGTAGCGATGCAGGTGGCTGCTACCGATCTGACTGTACTCATTACGGGTGAAAGCGGTAGTGGTAAAGAGTCTTTTTCGAAGATAATCCATAGCCTGAGTGCCCGTAAACACGGCCAGTTTATTGCCATCAACTGCGGAGCTATTCCTGAAGGTACAATTGACTCGGAGTTGTTTGGTCACGAAAAAGGCTCATTTACTGGTGCTGTTGATTCCCGAAAAGGGTATTTTGAGACGACCAACGGAGGAACTATTTTCTTAGATGAAATTGGCGAAATGCCGCTCGGTACACAGGCCCGGTTGCTACGTGTACTCGAAAATGGAGAGTTTATTCGGGTTGGGTCATCGAAGACGCAGAAAACCGATGTTCGGGTTGTTGCTGCGACTAATGTCAACCTGATGGATGCGGTTGAAAAAGGAAAGTTCCGGGAAGATTTATACTATCGTCTGAACACCGTTCCCATTTTTGTGCCGCCCCTCCGCGAACGCGGTGCCGATATCGAACTTCTGTTTCGGAAGTTCACGACCGATTTTGCCGAACGCTATCGCATCAACCCGTTACAATTAACCGAGAGCGCCAAGCAAACGCTCATGGCCTACCCATTTCCGGGTAATATTCGGCAATTGAAAAATATTGCAGAACAAATATCCATCCTTGAGTCGGAACAGAACAAGCCAATTGATGGGGAAACACTGGCCAAATACCTGCCTCTTTCTCAACAACCGAACCGAACACTAGCCTTATTTCCGCAAGCTCCCGGTACCAACGGTGAGAATTTTTCGGAACGGGAACTGCTCTATAAAGTTCTGTTCGATATGCGTCGGGATGTGAACGATCTAAAAAAACTCGTTCGCGATGTACTCGGCAATGAACAGGATGGTCGGCAGATTCTGCATAATCACAAAGATTTATTCGATTCGATCTCGCCCGATGTCGATTTGCGTCCATCGACGGATGTAAGCGTTACTCGCTTTTTGCCTGCTACGAATGGCTCAATCCGCGCGGAGACGCCACCGCCTTCAGAAACCTACGGTACCCATCCCCCCGTTCAGATTTTTGATAATGTAGATGGTGATGTCAACGAAGTAACCGAAGTAGAAGATGTAACTCATGAAACGGAAGAAGACGATTCGCTCTCGCTCGAACGGCAGGAAAAAGAAATGATCCTGAAAGCGCTCCGACGCAACAACAATAAGCGTAAATACGCAGCCCAAGCACTTGGTATCTCAGAGCGGACGTTATACCGAAAAATTAAACAGTATGAGATTGATGAAGAATAG
- the lptE gene encoding LPS assembly lipoprotein LptE: MKNRFSMMNDELRMIQAANKIKRLFLLFIILNSSFIIQSCGVYSFTGTTLNPNIKTVTVNNFVLATAGGPANLPLTFNEKLKEYYQRYTNLKVVPSNGDMVLEGNITGYDLLAVAPTAQDQAGVNRLQITVLARFYNNKDESKNFEQSFSFYQDFPQGQTLSQNESRLVPKILDQIVLDIFNKTAADW, translated from the coding sequence ATGAAGAATAGATTTTCAATGATGAATGATGAATTAAGAATGATCCAGGCCGCCAATAAGATCAAGCGACTCTTTTTGTTATTCATCATTCTTAATTCATCATTCATCATTCAGTCCTGCGGAGTGTATTCTTTCACGGGAACAACGCTTAATCCCAATATAAAAACCGTAACGGTAAATAATTTTGTATTGGCAACAGCTGGGGGGCCAGCCAACCTACCGCTGACGTTTAATGAGAAACTAAAGGAATATTACCAACGCTACACGAACCTAAAAGTAGTTCCAAGCAACGGCGATATGGTGCTGGAGGGTAATATTACAGGCTACGACCTGTTGGCAGTGGCTCCAACAGCACAAGATCAGGCGGGTGTTAACCGATTACAAATCACTGTTTTGGCCCGTTTTTATAACAATAAAGACGAGAGTAAGAACTTCGAACAGTCGTTTTCGTTCTATCAGGATTTCCCACAGGGGCAAACTCTTAGCCAGAATGAAAGTCGCTTAGTGCCAAAAATTCTGGACCAGATCGTTCTTGATATTTTCAATAAAACTGCCGCCGACTGGTAA
- the secG gene encoding preprotein translocase subunit SecG: MITATIVIICIITVLLILIVLIQNSKGGGLSGEFGGLGSNQLMGVKKTTDLLEQITWGLGIAMMVLSMASYIMVDRNQVGGINSANVDRAQTQTLPGAAAPTPAPSAANGAAPSQAVPGAQTPGASTSALTPQK, from the coding sequence ATGATTACGGCAACTATTGTCATCATTTGTATTATCACAGTTCTGTTAATTCTTATCGTATTAATCCAGAACTCAAAAGGCGGAGGCCTATCTGGCGAATTTGGCGGCTTAGGTTCTAACCAACTTATGGGAGTAAAGAAAACCACCGATCTATTAGAACAAATCACCTGGGGACTTGGTATCGCTATGATGGTGCTGTCGATGGCCTCTTATATCATGGTCGACCGTAATCAGGTAGGTGGTATCAACAGTGCTAACGTAGATCGGGCACAAACCCAAACGCTTCCGGGCGCAGCAGCTCCAACACCTGCTCCTAGTGCAGCCAATGGCGCAGCACCAAGTCAGGCAGTTCCAGGTGCTCAGACTCCAGGCGCATCAACCTCGGCTCTGACACCACAGAAGTAA
- a CDS encoding co-chaperone GroES: MVAETESVKVNVKPLADRVLVEAAPAEEKTSFGIIIPDTAKEKPQRGTVVAVGAGKKDEPLTVQVGDTVLYGKYAGTEITVDGKEYLIMRESDIFAIL; this comes from the coding sequence ATGGTAGCAGAAACGGAAAGCGTTAAAGTGAACGTGAAACCGCTGGCCGACCGGGTGCTGGTAGAAGCCGCACCGGCTGAAGAAAAAACCTCGTTTGGAATTATCATTCCAGACACGGCGAAAGAAAAACCCCAGCGTGGTACAGTCGTTGCCGTTGGCGCAGGTAAGAAAGATGAGCCGCTGACGGTTCAGGTGGGAGACACGGTACTGTATGGCAAATATGCTGGTACAGAAATCACCGTTGATGGCAAAGAGTACCTCATCATGCGTGAATCAGACATTTTCGCAATCCTTTAA
- the groL gene encoding chaperonin GroEL (60 kDa chaperone family; promotes refolding of misfolded polypeptides especially under stressful conditions; forms two stacked rings of heptamers to form a barrel-shaped 14mer; ends can be capped by GroES; misfolded proteins enter the barrel where they are refolded when GroES binds) produces the protein MAKKIFFDTEARERIKKGVDTLADAVKVTLGPKGRNVILDKKFGSPTITKDGVTVAKEIELKDAMENMGAQLVKEVASKTADSAGDGTTTATVLAQAIYSIGAKNVAAGANPMDLKRGIEKAVLAVVKNLSEQAQTIGDDFGKIEQVATISANHDEEIGKMIAEAMKKVGKEGVITVEEARGTETEVKTVEGMQFDRGYLSPYFVTNTEKMEVELERPFILISEKKVSSMKELLPVLEQVAQTGRPLLIIAEDVDGEALATLVVNKIRGALKVAAVKAPGFGDRRKAMLEDIAILTGGQVISEERGFKLENATIDYLGQAEKILIDKDNTTVVNGVGHKDDITGRVNQIKAQIENTTSDYDREKLQERLAKLSGGVAILYIGAATEVEMKEKKDRVDDALHATRAAVEEGIVTGGGIALIRAISSLDGITTINEDEKTGVNIIRVALESPLRTIVANAGGEGSVIVNKVKDGQGGFGYNAKNDTFEDLFAAGVIDPKKVTRLALENAASIAGLLLTTECVIADEPEEAPAGGGHGHPGGGMGGMM, from the coding sequence ATGGCTAAGAAAATATTTTTTGATACTGAAGCCCGTGAGCGCATTAAGAAGGGTGTTGATACCCTCGCCGACGCGGTAAAAGTTACGCTCGGACCTAAAGGTCGTAACGTTATTCTTGACAAAAAATTCGGCTCACCAACGATCACCAAAGATGGTGTAACGGTAGCAAAAGAAATTGAACTGAAAGACGCCATGGAAAACATGGGCGCTCAGTTAGTTAAAGAAGTAGCATCGAAAACAGCTGATTCGGCTGGTGATGGTACAACCACTGCAACGGTTCTGGCACAGGCGATCTACTCGATTGGCGCGAAAAACGTTGCGGCTGGTGCAAACCCAATGGATTTGAAGCGTGGTATTGAGAAAGCGGTTCTGGCTGTTGTTAAGAACCTTTCTGAGCAGGCGCAAACCATTGGCGATGACTTCGGTAAAATCGAACAGGTTGCTACGATCTCGGCTAACCACGACGAGGAAATCGGCAAAATGATTGCCGAAGCTATGAAGAAAGTAGGTAAAGAAGGTGTTATCACGGTTGAAGAAGCTCGTGGTACCGAAACGGAAGTTAAAACCGTTGAAGGTATGCAGTTCGACCGCGGTTACCTGTCTCCTTACTTCGTGACGAACACCGAGAAAATGGAAGTTGAACTGGAGCGTCCGTTCATCCTGATTTCGGAGAAAAAAGTGTCGTCGATGAAAGAGTTGCTGCCTGTTCTGGAGCAAGTTGCTCAAACTGGCCGTCCTCTGTTGATCATCGCTGAAGATGTTGACGGCGAAGCTCTAGCTACGCTGGTTGTTAACAAAATCCGTGGTGCCCTGAAAGTAGCTGCTGTTAAAGCTCCAGGCTTTGGTGATCGCCGGAAAGCTATGCTGGAAGACATCGCTATCCTGACGGGTGGCCAGGTTATCAGCGAAGAGCGTGGTTTCAAACTGGAAAACGCTACGATCGATTACTTAGGTCAAGCAGAAAAAATCCTGATCGACAAAGACAACACAACTGTTGTGAATGGTGTTGGTCATAAAGACGATATCACGGGCCGCGTAAACCAAATCAAAGCCCAAATCGAAAACACCACGTCGGATTACGATCGCGAGAAATTGCAGGAACGTCTGGCCAAATTGTCAGGTGGTGTGGCTATCCTCTACATCGGTGCTGCTACCGAAGTAGAAATGAAAGAAAAGAAAGACCGTGTTGACGATGCTCTGCACGCAACTCGTGCCGCTGTTGAAGAAGGTATCGTAACGGGTGGTGGTATCGCTCTGATCCGGGCTATCTCTTCGCTTGACGGTATCACAACAATCAACGAAGACGAGAAAACAGGTGTTAACATCATCCGTGTTGCTCTCGAATCACCTCTGCGTACGATTGTAGCTAACGCCGGTGGCGAAGGTTCGGTTATCGTGAACAAAGTGAAAGATGGTCAGGGTGGATTTGGCTACAACGCTAAAAATGACACCTTCGAAGATCTGTTCGCAGCGGGTGTTATCGATCCGAAGAAAGTAACACGTCTGGCTCTGGAAAACGCAGCATCGATCGCTGGCCTGTTGCTAACGACCGAATGTGTTATTGCCGACGAGCCAGAAGAAGCTCCAGCCGGTGGCGGTCATGGTCACCCAGGCGGTGGCATGGGCGGTATGATGTAG
- a CDS encoding DoxX family protein: MKKLFSTESILQDSGLTAIRIIVGLFLAYHGWEVFDASKMKDYAVWDVFKESASPSFMVYLGKGSEFAAGVFLSAGLFTRLACLLIIGTMLYITFFVGHGKFWYEDQHPFLFALLAAVFFFIGPGKWSIDALAERTYPKK; this comes from the coding sequence ATGAAAAAACTCTTCTCTACCGAAAGCATTTTACAGGACAGTGGCCTGACAGCCATACGTATTATTGTGGGTTTATTCCTCGCTTATCACGGCTGGGAAGTGTTTGATGCTAGTAAGATGAAAGACTATGCCGTGTGGGACGTTTTTAAAGAATCAGCATCGCCCTCTTTCATGGTTTATCTTGGCAAAGGCTCTGAGTTTGCTGCAGGCGTTTTCCTTAGTGCTGGTTTATTCACCCGATTGGCCTGCCTGCTTATTATTGGTACGATGCTGTACATTACCTTTTTTGTCGGCCACGGAAAATTTTGGTACGAAGATCAGCATCCTTTCCTATTTGCCTTGCTTGCTGCAGTTTTCTTTTTCATCGGCCCTGGCAAATGGAGTATAGATGCTCTTGCTGAACGAACGTATCCTAAAAAATGA
- a CDS encoding T9SS type A sorting domain-containing protein, which yields MLLDIANQDEGSQVIQYTASGSYVQYWKIETVGCTTTSGGRLGAEYEPVVNVYPNPAQTYVNLDLPRMDNSPVQIDLLNTTGQSVRSETLKVDGSTTHRLSVADLPNGLYLIRIQSGSLWNFTHRLLIAR from the coding sequence ATGTTGCTGGATATTGCGAATCAGGATGAAGGAAGTCAGGTTATTCAGTATACCGCGAGCGGATCGTATGTCCAGTACTGGAAAATTGAAACAGTAGGTTGTACAACAACGAGCGGAGGACGTCTTGGTGCTGAGTACGAACCTGTCGTGAACGTTTATCCCAACCCGGCACAAACCTACGTGAATCTGGACTTGCCCCGTATGGACAATTCGCCTGTTCAAATCGACTTGCTTAACACTACCGGACAATCGGTGCGATCAGAAACGCTTAAAGTGGACGGTAGTACAACACATCGTTTATCTGTTGCAGATTTGCCAAATGGGCTCTATTTAATCCGAATACAGTCCGGAAGTCTGTGGAATTTTACTCATCGGCTACTCATTGCTCGATAA
- a CDS encoding RICIN domain-containing protein, translating into MKKSSTNYSAKRFTLLMAGLLTLLSVRTLAQSLPTGFNNSLVQNGYTTPMGTVFSADGKQLFVWDKAGRVWVSTWNGTQYTKQTMPVLDISEEVGNWRDFGLASLCLDPNFATNGLIYLYYMVDRHHLLYFGTASYSATKDEYYNATISRVTRYKVTATNNVLSTDQSSRKVLLGETKSTGVPLTHESHAGGTILFGADGTLLVSTGDNASYSSTDKGSASETYWQTAINDGILRTNENVGAFRAQMITSLCGKILRLDPNTGDGLSSNPFYNATSPRSAASRVWALGFRNPYRMGIQPGTGTTNPASGNPGILLVGDVGMNTWEDMHLIRQGGENAGWPIFEGILENSSYYAAAQTLENKDEPNPSNTCNKPYLTFANLLKQAASSTTTVTNPCSGQALPGLQRRYVHSVPALDWNHNANIARAPKLTATSTTTALVGAAGSSVTGTPFKGNCSTGGAYYAGTNFPTAYRNLYYFADYGANWIKAATLGSNGTITDVKEFIPAGGTNGVVDLEYNPLDGGLYYTNINNGEIRKVSYGTNQPPVAVLSADKTKGASPLTVQFKGDGSSDPDGDALTYAWDFGDGTKATTANPSHVFSGTGTQGFTVQLTVTDTKGLTASQQIIISLNNTAPTVKITNPVNGSLYPLDRESVYQLKATVTDEAVSSLAYSWQVTLRHNNHQHVEPAIAGISPSVNISPVGCDGNTYYYMITVQVTDNGGLTAMDSVKVYPDCASLNLAVQNLKAVLSGTTITSLTWNYPTAPFDEVLVAVRAGSSFLDRPSGTSYTASADFQGNGSVIEGGKVVYRGLATAMTVTNLNPQTTYYFRVYTRAGNAWSGGVEVSLTTGTVSTPGQFDPALCYKITNRISNKVLGVEDALTTDDASVKQRTFVDMPWQKWKFQSLGSNTYQLTATHSGKVLAVQGASTQGWASVVQTTNTNAASQKWVIQTDGDGYSTLKAVHSNMLLDMANQDEGSQIIQYSASGSYVQYWKIETTGCSSTTTSTPPVSATTCYKVTNRMSGKVLGVEGALTSDGASVKQQTYSNQPWQKWELRPTGATNTYQLAAIHSGKVLAVQGASTQGWASVVQSTNTSASNQKWVIQTGGRWLLDTESCSFEYVAGYCESG; encoded by the coding sequence ATGAAGAAATCCTCTACGAACTATTCAGCCAAACGATTTACGTTGCTCATGGCTGGCCTACTTACGCTGCTGAGCGTACGCACATTGGCTCAATCGCTGCCAACAGGTTTTAACAACAGTTTAGTCCAGAATGGTTATACGACACCGATGGGCACGGTCTTCTCGGCCGATGGAAAGCAGCTCTTTGTGTGGGATAAAGCGGGTCGTGTTTGGGTATCTACCTGGAATGGTACTCAATACACAAAACAGACGATGCCTGTTTTAGACATTAGCGAAGAGGTAGGCAACTGGCGCGATTTTGGTTTGGCGAGCCTATGCCTCGATCCAAACTTTGCCACGAATGGTCTGATTTACCTTTACTACATGGTCGACCGCCATCATCTACTTTACTTTGGTACAGCCTCGTATAGTGCCACGAAAGATGAGTATTACAATGCCACAATAAGCCGGGTAACGCGTTATAAAGTTACCGCAACGAACAACGTACTATCGACCGACCAGAGTAGCCGCAAAGTGTTACTTGGCGAAACTAAGTCAACTGGGGTGCCATTGACGCATGAATCACATGCGGGTGGCACCATTCTGTTCGGTGCCGATGGTACATTATTGGTATCGACGGGGGATAATGCCAGTTACAGCTCTACTGATAAAGGCAGCGCCAGCGAGACTTACTGGCAAACAGCCATTAACGATGGCATTCTACGGACGAATGAGAATGTAGGCGCTTTTCGTGCGCAGATGATTACGTCGCTTTGTGGGAAAATCCTTCGGCTGGACCCCAATACCGGCGATGGCCTGAGCAGCAATCCATTTTATAACGCAACTAGCCCACGTTCGGCGGCTTCAAGGGTGTGGGCCCTTGGTTTTCGTAATCCCTATCGGATGGGTATTCAACCCGGAACGGGCACTACGAATCCAGCCAGTGGAAACCCTGGCATCCTGCTCGTTGGTGATGTTGGCATGAATACCTGGGAGGATATGCACCTGATTCGGCAGGGGGGCGAGAATGCGGGCTGGCCTATTTTTGAAGGCATTCTGGAAAATAGTTCGTATTACGCAGCCGCTCAAACGCTCGAAAATAAGGATGAGCCGAATCCATCCAATACGTGCAATAAGCCTTACCTAACCTTTGCCAATCTGCTCAAACAGGCTGCTAGTTCAACCACTACGGTGACGAATCCTTGTAGCGGGCAGGCTTTACCTGGCTTGCAACGGCGCTATGTGCACAGTGTGCCTGCTTTAGACTGGAATCATAATGCTAATATAGCCCGTGCCCCGAAACTGACAGCCACTAGTACAACCACTGCTTTGGTGGGCGCGGCTGGCTCTTCGGTAACGGGCACGCCTTTTAAAGGCAACTGCTCAACCGGAGGAGCTTACTACGCAGGCACCAATTTTCCCACAGCTTACCGTAACCTGTACTACTTTGCCGACTATGGCGCTAACTGGATCAAAGCGGCAACCTTAGGTAGTAATGGGACTATTACCGACGTGAAGGAGTTCATTCCGGCCGGTGGAACCAATGGCGTGGTAGATCTGGAATATAACCCGTTGGATGGCGGACTTTACTATACCAATATCAATAACGGAGAGATACGAAAAGTTAGTTATGGGACTAACCAGCCGCCAGTAGCTGTGCTATCGGCTGATAAAACAAAAGGAGCGAGTCCGTTAACGGTACAATTTAAGGGCGATGGCTCCAGCGACCCCGACGGCGATGCACTTACCTATGCCTGGGATTTTGGTGATGGGACAAAAGCTACAACGGCCAATCCGAGTCATGTATTTTCGGGAACAGGGACGCAGGGGTTTACAGTGCAACTAACCGTAACCGACACAAAGGGTTTAACGGCAAGTCAACAGATCATTATTTCGCTAAACAATACAGCTCCGACGGTTAAGATTACTAACCCTGTCAACGGGAGTTTGTACCCACTCGACCGGGAAAGCGTATATCAACTGAAAGCCACTGTCACCGATGAGGCCGTCAGTAGTTTAGCGTATAGCTGGCAAGTGACGCTACGGCATAATAACCACCAACATGTGGAACCAGCCATAGCTGGTATATCGCCCAGCGTGAATATTTCGCCTGTAGGATGCGATGGCAATACCTATTATTACATGATTACGGTGCAGGTTACCGATAATGGCGGATTGACAGCTATGGATTCCGTTAAGGTTTACCCGGATTGTGCGTCGTTGAATCTGGCTGTGCAAAATTTGAAGGCGGTTTTATCCGGTACAACCATCACTAGTCTGACCTGGAATTACCCAACAGCTCCTTTCGATGAAGTGCTGGTTGCTGTTCGGGCGGGTAGTAGTTTTTTAGATCGGCCGTCAGGTACCAGTTATACGGCTAGTGCTGATTTTCAAGGAAACGGATCGGTTATAGAAGGAGGGAAAGTCGTTTATCGCGGCCTAGCGACCGCAATGACAGTTACGAATTTAAATCCGCAAACGACGTATTATTTTCGGGTTTACACACGGGCGGGTAATGCATGGTCTGGTGGCGTAGAGGTTAGTTTAACAACCGGTACGGTGTCAACACCGGGCCAGTTTGATCCTGCTTTGTGTTATAAGATCACGAATCGGATTAGTAATAAGGTGTTAGGTGTAGAAGATGCCTTAACGACCGATGACGCTTCAGTTAAGCAGCGCACCTTTGTCGATATGCCCTGGCAAAAATGGAAGTTTCAGTCACTAGGCTCGAATACGTATCAACTCACAGCAACTCATAGTGGGAAAGTGCTTGCCGTACAGGGTGCTTCAACGCAGGGGTGGGCGAGTGTTGTACAGACTACGAACACAAATGCTGCCAGCCAAAAGTGGGTTATTCAGACAGATGGTGATGGTTATTCGACGCTGAAAGCTGTGCATTCCAATATGCTGTTGGATATGGCGAATCAGGACGAAGGAAGTCAGATCATTCAATATTCGGCTAGTGGATCGTATGTTCAGTACTGGAAAATTGAAACCACCGGCTGTTCAAGTACCACCACATCTACACCCCCCGTGTCGGCTACGACCTGTTATAAAGTTACGAACCGGATGAGTGGGAAGGTATTAGGCGTAGAAGGTGCGTTAACATCTGACGGAGCCTCCGTTAAACAACAGACCTATAGCAATCAGCCCTGGCAAAAATGGGAACTTCGACCAACAGGCGCAACGAATACCTATCAGCTTGCCGCGATTCACAGTGGAAAAGTGCTTGCCGTACAAGGTGCGTCAACGCAGGGTTGGGCAAGCGTTGTCCAATCGACGAATACCAGCGCCAGTAATCAGAAATGGGTTATTCAAACGGGGGGGAGATGGCTACTCGACACTGAAAGCTGTTCATTCGAATATGTTGCTGGATATTGCGAATCAGGATGA
- a CDS encoding ABC transporter ATP-binding protein — MSLLQTIDIRRNYGKLPVLKGINLSIEPGEVVSIVGASGAGKTTLLQILGTLDRPDSGELQIAGQNVFGLNDRQLAQFRNERIGFVFQFNNLLPEFTALENVCLPGFIVGKDERTVRQRATELLELLGLRDRVSHLPSQLSGGEQQRVAVARALINQPAIVFADEPSGNLDSHNAQELHQLFFKLRDEFGQTLVIVTHNEQLADLADRKLIIRDGMMFS; from the coding sequence ATGTCGCTTCTTCAAACAATTGATATACGCCGGAACTACGGTAAGTTACCTGTTCTGAAAGGAATTAATCTGAGCATAGAACCGGGTGAGGTTGTCTCAATTGTAGGCGCATCGGGTGCCGGGAAAACTACACTGCTCCAAATTCTGGGTACACTTGATCGGCCCGACTCCGGCGAACTCCAGATTGCCGGGCAAAATGTTTTTGGACTGAATGATCGTCAACTGGCTCAGTTCCGTAACGAACGTATCGGATTTGTTTTTCAGTTCAACAACTTGTTGCCTGAGTTTACAGCCCTTGAAAATGTATGTCTGCCTGGATTTATCGTGGGTAAGGACGAGCGAACTGTTCGGCAACGAGCTACCGAATTATTGGAGCTGCTTGGCCTACGTGACCGGGTATCTCACTTGCCGTCTCAACTATCAGGCGGTGAACAACAACGAGTTGCTGTAGCCCGGGCATTGATTAATCAACCAGCGATTGTTTTCGCTGATGAACCTAGCGGTAACCTTGATTCGCACAATGCTCAGGAGCTGCATCAACTTTTCTTCAAACTTCGTGATGAGTTCGGTCAGACACTTGTCATTGTGACGCATAATGAACAACTGGCCGATCTTGCCGACCGCAAGCTGATTATTCGGGATGGAATGATGTTTAGCTGA
- the sucC gene encoding ADP-forming succinate--CoA ligase subunit beta encodes MNIHEYQGKEILKKYGVRIQEGIVAESPEKAVEAAKQIIAQSGQKFVVVKSQIHAGGRGKGQIVGSEQRGVALAKSVDAVRDIAKNLIGNVLVTHQTGPEGKRVNKVLIAEDVYYPGASSPKEMYIGILLDRSKACNVIMASTEGGMDIEEVAEHSPEKIVKEWIDPAVGLQPFQARKVAFGLGLEGDAFKEMVKFVTSLYKAYVDTDASMFEINPVLKTSDNKILAVDAKVNLDDNALYRHPDLKSMRDLAEEDPLEVEASASDLNYVKLDGNVGCMVNGAGLAMATMDIIKLSGGEPANFLDVGGGANAKTVEAGFRIILKDPNVKAILINIFGGIVRCDRVATGVVEAYKAIGDIPVPIIVRLQGTNAAEGAKIIDDSGLKVQSAVELKEAAEKVRQVVAAL; translated from the coding sequence ATGAATATACACGAGTATCAGGGTAAAGAAATTCTCAAAAAGTACGGTGTCCGCATTCAAGAGGGCATTGTTGCTGAGTCACCCGAAAAAGCCGTTGAAGCCGCTAAACAGATTATCGCTCAGTCGGGCCAGAAGTTTGTTGTGGTTAAATCCCAAATCCATGCTGGTGGACGGGGAAAGGGTCAGATTGTGGGTTCGGAGCAACGCGGAGTAGCCTTAGCCAAATCGGTCGATGCTGTACGCGACATTGCTAAAAACCTCATTGGCAATGTACTGGTTACCCATCAGACAGGCCCAGAAGGAAAACGGGTTAATAAAGTTCTCATCGCTGAGGATGTGTACTACCCAGGAGCGTCTTCGCCCAAAGAAATGTACATCGGCATCCTGCTCGATCGTAGCAAAGCCTGCAACGTAATTATGGCCAGTACCGAAGGTGGTATGGACATTGAAGAAGTAGCAGAGCATTCGCCCGAAAAAATCGTGAAGGAATGGATCGACCCAGCCGTTGGCTTGCAGCCTTTCCAGGCCCGCAAGGTGGCTTTCGGTCTTGGACTGGAAGGCGATGCCTTCAAGGAAATGGTGAAATTCGTTACATCGCTGTACAAAGCGTATGTTGACACCGATGCGTCGATGTTCGAAATTAACCCAGTTCTGAAAACGTCGGACAATAAAATTCTGGCCGTTGATGCGAAGGTTAATTTAGATGACAATGCTCTGTATCGTCATCCTGACCTGAAATCGATGCGCGATCTGGCCGAAGAAGATCCTCTCGAAGTAGAAGCATCTGCCAGCGACCTGAATTACGTAAAACTCGACGGTAACGTGGGTTGTATGGTAAACGGTGCCGGTCTGGCTATGGCCACGATGGACATCATCAAACTATCGGGTGGTGAGCCTGCTAACTTCCTCGATGTTGGGGGTGGTGCCAATGCGAAAACGGTAGAAGCTGGTTTCCGTATCATACTGAAAGATCCGAACGTAAAAGCTATTCTGATTAACATCTTCGGTGGTATCGTTCGTTGCGACCGTGTTGCTACTGGCGTTGTGGAGGCTTACAAAGCCATTGGCGATATTCCGGTTCCGATCATTGTTCGCCTGCAAGGAACAAATGCAGCCGAAGGCGCGAAAATCATTGATGATTCGGGCCTGAAAGTACAGTCGGCGGTTGAGTTGAAAGAAGCTGCCGAAAAAGTACGTCAGGTTGTAGCTGCTTTATAA